One genomic segment of Photobacterium sp. DA100 includes these proteins:
- a CDS encoding alpha/beta fold hydrolase yields the protein MTKNTRILCLALAIATTLTACDDGENTPDNRQYVAYGLDKVIYPNDLLLADGDGTIALNQEAEGEPVDYRDYNNVYGALDGWSTGYPMVIPLTGPENEIDPVSLADNLIMLNADSGELLDVNVDFRVELTEGGDIRVLPMKILPESTRFVLALTDGVTDTAGRVAFKASLTYQKLLSGEDTGHALSQAASSQIQSTHSLLADAVEGRNIIYSTQFTTQSIYPVMEAVKANIPEQPLRNLTLVGSNGGISTFEAVITVPYYLEIPNSANCKVAALYPEGSEQARAINADPIHYCAPLYSWWKDGNGSFVHGANPTPLAQSEQQVPVLIYAPDSWDPRLPSNDHVLPASIFVHGITGWKESAQTMAKSIIDTNRLVIAIDQPLHGERGIDLDGDGKMDITATSTEDHEDKSVYLNLLSPLTLRDNQRQAVVDQLALRKALNSTPFVDNRDISLIGHSLGGIVSTMVSELSQSDDELTFSTVNLVVPGMHLTDLVMNSDLLGDEVAEQIKNSSDIQLMVAKILGVYDSSEQTKVEGLNALAKYKFESEENKMKAEQLEQTFYEQAVADMFPAVQAAVDAGDPANFTTRQANNPQQPILLLEAAGTCDPYTGDCQLGADYLPDTVVPNKATGLPLAGTDPLIEHLSLRTITERVEGEGIVKGAIRVMYGGHGTYLFPYEGPAIESEGKLVPAPIGSDEFSTQEVVRVTQSMKAQQTTISQFIASQGTVVDFNPDHYHSGNN from the coding sequence ATGACAAAAAACACACGCATACTATGCTTGGCTTTAGCTATTGCAACTACGCTTACCGCCTGTGATGACGGCGAAAACACACCGGATAACCGCCAATATGTGGCCTATGGTTTGGATAAGGTCATTTATCCCAATGATCTGTTGCTCGCTGATGGTGATGGCACAATTGCACTCAACCAGGAGGCAGAGGGCGAGCCGGTTGATTACAGGGACTACAACAATGTATATGGCGCGCTGGATGGGTGGTCTACCGGTTACCCGATGGTTATTCCGTTGACCGGGCCTGAAAATGAGATAGATCCGGTTTCTTTGGCAGACAATCTCATCATGTTGAATGCAGACAGCGGTGAGCTATTGGACGTGAATGTCGACTTTCGGGTTGAGCTAACCGAGGGGGGAGATATTCGTGTTCTGCCTATGAAGATCTTGCCAGAGTCAACCCGTTTCGTGCTGGCATTAACCGATGGGGTGACGGATACGGCGGGAAGGGTTGCCTTTAAAGCCTCCCTGACTTATCAAAAGCTTCTTAGCGGTGAGGATACCGGGCATGCATTAAGCCAAGCGGCGAGCAGCCAGATCCAGTCGACCCACTCCTTGCTGGCCGACGCTGTCGAAGGCCGAAATATCATCTACAGCACCCAGTTTACTACTCAGAGCATTTATCCGGTAATGGAAGCCGTCAAGGCGAATATCCCAGAACAGCCGCTTCGCAATCTGACATTGGTTGGTTCCAATGGCGGTATATCAACGTTTGAGGCCGTGATTACCGTGCCTTACTACCTTGAGATACCTAACTCTGCCAACTGCAAAGTAGCTGCGCTTTACCCTGAAGGCAGCGAGCAAGCCAGAGCTATCAACGCTGATCCGATCCATTATTGTGCTCCCTTATATAGCTGGTGGAAGGATGGCAACGGGTCTTTTGTCCATGGTGCCAACCCTACGCCGTTGGCGCAAAGCGAACAGCAAGTCCCGGTACTGATCTACGCGCCGGACAGCTGGGATCCGCGGCTGCCAAGTAATGATCACGTGCTGCCCGCGAGTATTTTTGTCCACGGAATTACAGGCTGGAAAGAGTCTGCGCAAACCATGGCAAAAAGTATTATCGACACAAACCGGCTGGTCATTGCCATTGATCAGCCTTTGCATGGCGAGCGCGGGATAGATTTAGACGGTGATGGGAAGATGGATATTACCGCGACCAGTACCGAGGACCACGAGGATAAGTCGGTTTACCTTAACTTGCTCAGTCCTTTGACTTTGCGTGACAACCAACGCCAGGCGGTGGTTGATCAGCTCGCGCTGCGCAAAGCTCTCAACTCGACGCCGTTTGTCGATAACCGTGACATTAGCCTCATTGGCCATTCATTGGGGGGCATTGTATCAACCATGGTGAGTGAACTATCCCAATCTGACGATGAACTGACTTTTTCCACGGTTAACCTGGTGGTGCCGGGTATGCACCTTACTGATTTGGTGATGAACTCGGATTTGCTGGGCGATGAAGTGGCAGAACAAATCAAGAACTCGAGCGATATCCAGTTGATGGTGGCGAAAATACTGGGGGTTTATGACTCGAGTGAGCAGACGAAAGTTGAAGGCCTCAATGCGCTGGCGAAATATAAGTTCGAAAGCGAAGAGAACAAGATGAAAGCAGAGCAGCTGGAGCAGACGTTCTACGAGCAGGCGGTTGCCGATATGTTCCCTGCCGTCCAAGCGGCCGTGGATGCCGGCGACCCGGCCAACTTTACTACTCGCCAAGCCAATAACCCGCAACAGCCGATCCTGCTGCTCGAAGCTGCCGGTACATGCGATCCCTACACGGGGGACTGCCAACTTGGCGCTGATTATTTACCCGATACCGTTGTGCCGAACAAGGCGACAGGATTGCCCTTAGCGGGTACCGATCCTTTGATTGAGCATCTATCGCTGCGTACCATAACGGAGCGAGTAGAAGGCGAGGGGATTGTGAAAGGCGCGATAAGGGTCATGTACGGTGGCCATGGCACTTATTTGTTTCCCTACGAGGGTCCGGCAATCGAAAGCGAGGGAAAGCTGGTACCGGCACCCATCGGTAGTGATGAGTTCTCCACTCAGGAAGTGGTCCGGGTCACTCAGTCGATGAAGGCGCAACAGACAACCATCTCTCAGTTTATTGCTAGTCAGGGCACAGTGGTTGATTTTAATCCCGATCATTATCACAGCGGGAACAACTGA
- a CDS encoding aromatic amino acid transport family protein produces MNLKLLGSSLIIAGTALGAGMLAIPMVLAQFGLVWGTLLMLLIWSGTTYAALLLLEASIKAGGGLGMNTIARKTLGKGGQLVTNGLLYALLVCLLMAYIIGAGDLVQKLLSSIGLELSLMQSQIAFTLVAGVVVAAGTAVIDKLNRGLFAVMVIMLVMTLLSLVPTITVENLMVATSDNKIDLIKTSSVLFTSFGFMVVIPSLVTYNKEASHQQLRNMVVIGSLVPLFSYLLWLYAAMGNLSAEQMVDFKNVSELIAALGSNHSMINLVLSVFTGLALLTSFLGVAMALFDQNVDTFRQNRAVTYVLTFILPLAGALFAADQFLSVLGYAGIILVFLAVFIPMAMTIKLRKEDDSAFEVDASGVLYQASGGQLAMGLSFLFGCFLLAAELI; encoded by the coding sequence GTGAACCTAAAACTGCTTGGTAGCTCTCTTATTATTGCGGGTACGGCACTTGGTGCCGGTATGTTGGCTATCCCTATGGTACTGGCCCAGTTCGGCTTGGTCTGGGGTACGTTGTTAATGTTGTTGATCTGGTCGGGTACAACCTATGCTGCTCTGCTGCTGCTGGAAGCCAGTATCAAAGCGGGAGGAGGGCTTGGTATGAACACCATTGCCCGTAAAACGCTAGGTAAAGGTGGCCAATTGGTCACCAACGGCTTGTTGTATGCGCTGCTTGTTTGCCTATTAATGGCATACATTATTGGCGCCGGGGATTTGGTTCAGAAACTTCTCTCCAGCATTGGCCTCGAACTCAGCCTGATGCAGAGCCAGATTGCCTTCACCCTCGTGGCCGGTGTGGTGGTCGCAGCAGGTACCGCTGTGATTGATAAGCTTAACCGTGGCCTTTTTGCCGTTATGGTTATTATGCTGGTGATGACGCTGCTTTCGTTGGTGCCTACCATCACTGTCGAAAACCTCATGGTTGCAACCAGCGACAACAAGATTGATCTGATCAAAACCAGTTCCGTATTGTTCACCAGCTTTGGCTTTATGGTTGTGATCCCGTCTTTGGTAACGTACAACAAAGAAGCGTCCCACCAGCAGTTACGCAACATGGTGGTGATTGGCTCTCTTGTGCCGCTATTTAGCTACCTACTATGGCTCTATGCCGCAATGGGCAACCTAAGTGCTGAGCAGATGGTCGATTTCAAAAATGTTTCTGAGCTAATTGCTGCACTGGGCTCGAACCACAGCATGATTAACCTGGTGCTGTCGGTGTTCACCGGCCTTGCTCTGCTGACCTCGTTCCTCGGTGTGGCGATGGCATTGTTTGACCAAAATGTCGATACATTCCGCCAGAATCGTGCCGTTACCTATGTACTGACTTTCATCCTTCCGCTGGCCGGTGCGCTGTTTGCCGCGGATCAGTTCCTATCGGTATTAGGCTACGCCGGTATTATCTTGGTGTTCCTTGCGGTATTCATTCCAATGGCAATGACTATAAAGCTACGCAAAGAGGATGACAGTGCCTTCGAGGTCGATGCTTCGGGCGTGTTGTATCAGGCATCTGGTGGTCAGCTGGCGATGGGCTTGAGCTTCCTGTTTGGATGCTTCTTGCTGGCTGCGGAGTTGATTTGA
- a CDS encoding DUF4922 domain-containing protein, which yields MPGRIETLWDRASRVAECALAGGSLMPIVTDAQVIEEQGISYFAHVVTANATKKFRATSTQGNPFLPYDQSLYVAEAGQGHVCLLNKFPVLSPHLLICSKAFVPQQSCLTLADFRAWLLGFDHPDVFGFYNSGPQAGASQSHRHMQLVKSPIPLEPVITQGRLPFDHALVSLQAMDAEVLYDHYLAMMGQLSLLPMTAGGECTPYNLLLTERWMLLFPRSKNNIEGIFANGINYSGRFLVKQAEQLEWLKQYGLMNYLASCSQHR from the coding sequence ATGCCAGGTAGAATTGAGACGCTGTGGGATAGGGCCAGCCGTGTGGCTGAGTGTGCGTTAGCAGGCGGTAGCTTGATGCCGATTGTTACCGATGCCCAGGTGATAGAGGAACAGGGGATATCCTATTTTGCCCACGTGGTAACAGCCAACGCGACCAAGAAGTTTCGGGCAACCTCGACCCAAGGCAATCCTTTTCTGCCTTATGACCAATCACTCTATGTTGCTGAAGCAGGGCAAGGTCATGTCTGCCTATTGAATAAATTTCCCGTACTGTCTCCGCACCTGTTGATCTGCTCGAAGGCGTTTGTGCCTCAGCAATCTTGCCTGACGCTTGCTGATTTCCGAGCTTGGTTACTGGGGTTTGATCATCCCGATGTGTTTGGTTTCTACAACAGCGGCCCTCAAGCCGGCGCAAGTCAATCTCATCGTCATATGCAGTTGGTAAAATCACCTATCCCGCTCGAGCCCGTTATTACACAAGGAAGGCTGCCCTTTGACCATGCTTTGGTCTCTCTGCAAGCTATGGATGCCGAAGTGCTGTACGACCACTATCTGGCAATGATGGGGCAGTTGTCGTTGCTGCCAATGACAGCTGGCGGCGAATGCACGCCATACAACCTCTTGCTGACCGAGCGCTGGATGCTATTGTTTCCCCGCAGCAAGAATAATATCGAGGGTATCTTTGCTAATGGTATCAACTATTCTGGACGCTTCTTGGTCAAGCAGGCCGAGCAGTTGGAGTGGTTGAAACAGTATGGTTTGATGAACTACCTTGCCAGCTGCAGCCAGCACCGTTAA
- the fusA gene encoding elongation factor G, giving the protein MADLSKYRNIGIFAHVDAGKTTTTERILKLTGQIHKTGEVHDGESTTDFMEQEAERGITIQSAAVSCFWNDHRLNVIDTPGHVDFTVEVYRSLKVLDGGIGVFCGSGGVEPQSETNWRYANESEVARLIFVNKLDRMGADFFNVVDQVKNVLGANPLVMTLPIGREDDFVGVVDVLNRQAYVWDETGLPENYEIKEIPADMVDDVEAYREELVETAVEQDDDLMEAYMEGEEPSIEELKRCIRKGTRDLAFFPTFCGSAFKNKGMQLVLDAVVDYLPSPTEVDPQPLTDKETGEPTGEVATVDANEPLRALAFKIMDDRFGALTFIRIYSGKMKKGDTILNSATGKTERIGRMVEMQADERNELTEAQAGDIIAVVGMKNVQTGHTLCDVKHECTLEPMIFPTPVISIAVTPKDKGGSEKMGIAIGKMVAEDPSFQVETDEETGETILKGMGELHLDIKVDILKRTYGVDLIVGQPQVAYRETITQAIEDSYTHKKQSGGSGQFGKIDYRIKPGEVGSGFKFSSTVVGGNVPKEFWPAVEKGFQGMMETGPLAGFPVLDVEVELFDGGFHAVDSSAIAFEIAAKGAFRQSMPKAGPQLLEPIMHVDVFTPEDHVGDVIGDLNRRRGMIKDQQAGTTGVRIKGDVPLSEMFGYIGHLRTMTSGRGQFSMEFAHYAPCPANVAETVIAEQKEKDAKK; this is encoded by the coding sequence ATGGCAGATTTATCTAAATACAGAAACATTGGTATTTTCGCGCACGTTGATGCGGGTAAAACCACTACTACTGAGCGTATCCTTAAGCTTACTGGCCAGATCCACAAAACTGGTGAAGTACACGACGGCGAATCAACTACTGACTTCATGGAGCAGGAAGCTGAGCGTGGTATTACAATCCAGTCTGCAGCAGTTAGCTGTTTCTGGAACGACCACCGCCTAAACGTTATCGATACTCCGGGACACGTTGACTTCACAGTTGAAGTATACCGTTCTCTTAAAGTACTTGACGGTGGTATCGGTGTATTCTGTGGTTCTGGTGGTGTTGAGCCTCAGTCAGAAACTAACTGGCGTTACGCTAACGAATCAGAAGTTGCTCGTCTGATCTTCGTAAACAAACTAGACCGTATGGGTGCAGATTTCTTCAACGTTGTTGACCAGGTTAAGAACGTTCTAGGTGCTAACCCACTAGTTATGACTCTTCCAATCGGCCGCGAAGACGACTTCGTTGGTGTTGTTGACGTTCTAAACCGTCAAGCATACGTTTGGGATGAAACTGGTCTTCCAGAAAACTACGAAATCAAAGAAATCCCTGCTGACATGGTAGACGACGTTGAAGCTTACCGTGAAGAGCTAGTCGAAACTGCTGTTGAGCAAGACGATGACCTAATGGAAGCTTACATGGAAGGTGAAGAGCCTTCTATCGAAGAGCTTAAGCGTTGTATCCGTAAAGGTACTCGTGACCTAGCGTTCTTCCCTACTTTCTGTGGTTCTGCGTTCAAGAACAAAGGTATGCAGCTAGTACTAGACGCAGTTGTTGACTACCTACCTTCTCCAACAGAAGTAGATCCTCAGCCGCTAACTGACAAAGAAACTGGTGAGCCTACTGGCGAAGTTGCAACTGTTGATGCAAACGAACCTCTACGTGCTCTTGCGTTCAAGATCATGGACGACCGTTTCGGTGCCCTAACCTTCATCCGTATCTACTCTGGTAAGATGAAGAAAGGTGACACAATCCTTAACTCTGCAACAGGTAAAACTGAGCGTATCGGCCGTATGGTTGAGATGCAGGCAGATGAGCGTAACGAGCTTACTGAAGCACAAGCTGGTGACATCATCGCTGTTGTTGGTATGAAGAACGTTCAAACTGGTCACACTCTATGTGATGTTAAGCACGAGTGTACTCTTGAGCCAATGATCTTCCCAACTCCAGTAATCTCTATCGCAGTAACGCCTAAAGACAAAGGCGGTTCTGAGAAGATGGGTATCGCTATCGGTAAGATGGTTGCAGAAGATCCATCATTCCAGGTTGAGACTGACGAAGAAACTGGCGAAACTATCCTGAAAGGTATGGGTGAACTTCACCTAGACATCAAGGTAGATATCCTTAAGCGTACTTACGGTGTAGACCTAATCGTTGGTCAGCCACAGGTTGCTTACCGCGAAACTATCACTCAAGCTATCGAAGACAGCTACACGCACAAGAAGCAGTCTGGTGGTTCTGGTCAGTTCGGTAAGATCGACTACCGCATCAAGCCAGGTGAAGTTGGTTCTGGCTTCAAGTTCTCTTCAACTGTTGTTGGCGGTAACGTTCCTAAGGAATTCTGGCCTGCAGTTGAGAAAGGCTTCCAAGGTATGATGGAAACTGGTCCTCTAGCAGGCTTCCCAGTTCTTGACGTTGAAGTTGAACTATTCGACGGTGGCTTCCACGCAGTTGACTCATCTGCAATCGCATTTGAAATCGCAGCGAAAGGCGCATTCCGTCAGTCTATGCCTAAAGCAGGTCCTCAGCTTCTTGAGCCAATCATGCACGTTGACGTGTTCACTCCAGAAGACCACGTTGGTGACGTAATCGGTGACCTTAACCGTCGTCGCGGTATGATCAAAGATCAGCAAGCTGGTACTACTGGCGTACGTATCAAGGGTGATGTACCTCTATCAGAAATGTTCGGTTACATCGGCCACCTACGTACTATGACTTCTGGCCGTGGCCAGTTCTCTATGGAGTTCGCACACTACGCTCCATGTCCTGCAAACGTTGCTGAAACAGTAATCGCTGAGCAGAAAGAGAAAGACGCTAAGAAGTAA
- a CDS encoding c-type cytochrome, protein MKRTLLFSLLYILNPLTISAAWSNTMPQGDSDAGKVKSFTCQFCHGQNGVAQKEGYPHINNQSPLYLYRAMQAYQNGERSGSYGDMMKQQLSVLNEQDLADIATYFGEQP, encoded by the coding sequence ATGAAACGAACTCTCCTATTTTCCCTCCTTTATATATTGAACCCACTTACTATTTCTGCGGCATGGTCAAACACCATGCCCCAAGGTGACAGCGATGCCGGTAAGGTCAAATCGTTTACCTGCCAGTTCTGCCATGGACAAAATGGAGTTGCGCAAAAAGAGGGCTACCCGCACATCAACAACCAGTCGCCCTTGTACCTGTACCGGGCGATGCAAGCCTACCAAAACGGCGAGCGTTCAGGGAGTTATGGCGACATGATGAAACAGCAACTGTCCGTTCTCAACGAGCAAGATCTCGCAGACATTGCCACCTACTTCGGCGAGCAACCCTAG
- a CDS encoding heme NO-binding domain-containing protein, which produces MKGIIFTEFLDIVESRFGLDVCQQMLDDAGVDGAYTAVGSYDHRVLVKMIVCLSKITGVSPEVLQEAYGEALFTRLLSSFPLDNGEKPNSTFSFIERVERHIHTEVKKLYANANPPQFDFISQTSALMILDYISARCLSHVCLGLIRGCVKHFNEDMAISMEPVNQDQSHVRFTLKLNAG; this is translated from the coding sequence ATGAAAGGGATTATTTTTACTGAGTTTCTAGATATTGTCGAAAGCCGTTTTGGTCTCGATGTTTGCCAGCAGATGCTTGATGATGCCGGCGTTGATGGAGCATACACTGCGGTTGGCAGTTATGATCACCGTGTTTTGGTAAAGATGATCGTTTGCCTGAGCAAGATCACTGGTGTCTCCCCGGAAGTGTTGCAAGAAGCCTATGGTGAGGCATTGTTTACCCGCCTGTTGAGCTCCTTTCCCCTGGACAATGGCGAAAAGCCCAACAGCACTTTTAGCTTCATTGAGCGTGTTGAGCGCCATATCCATACCGAAGTGAAGAAGCTCTACGCCAATGCGAACCCACCCCAGTTTGACTTTATCTCACAAACTTCCGCCCTGATGATCCTTGATTACATATCGGCACGCTGCTTGTCACATGTTTGCCTGGGTTTGATCCGTGGTTGTGTTAAGCATTTCAACGAAGATATGGCAATCAGTATGGAGCCTGTCAACCAAGATCAGAGCCATGTACGATTTACGCTGAAATTAAATGCGGGGTAA
- a CDS encoding ATP-binding protein, producing MGLERMDLERQVALMQKKIDRERDARKMAEMLLESKSLELYQAKQLIEQNLAQVRDKLASGSEFLSYQHKMDNLLLSIGHTLLKYPPSTLIIKDLLDALINSRVVSACAVNFSCDSTPALNIAYFSGIDNTIVPPDTLVSREECWDESQQLYWLSLGNSAVKGYFVTRIGKTREWHTTVRKHMNLIGEMLRASIDRQLKLEEAIRARKSAEESEKSTRDFLAMINHELRTPLNGLLGTAELLSDTELDNHQNSLLKTLNHSGELLRAIINNLLDYSKINAGMMELAIKPFDCQLMANVLNDIFLQPAKEKRLNFSIHFVPNTPQWLMGDEDRIKQIFVNLIGNAIKFTEKGFVSVTIGWHDEALQFVVSDSGCGIAKEQIASLFQPFKQADNSSKRQHEGTGLGLAICGKLAEQMKGRIEIESTAGQGSIFTVTLPLDVNPSAVIKNDVLRNKALPISDLTILVVEDLKTNQMIIKLMLAKFGITPVIVSNGQKALGILKSQDFDIVFMDCRMPILDGFATTKWLRGEGYSKPIIALTAGTTKAEREDCFSAGMDDILSKPYQSVELREMIEKWGAGAGSLG from the coding sequence ATGGGCCTTGAACGCATGGATCTGGAACGCCAAGTTGCTCTGATGCAGAAGAAAATTGACCGGGAGCGCGACGCCAGGAAAATGGCTGAAATGCTGTTGGAGTCGAAAAGCCTTGAACTCTATCAGGCCAAGCAGCTGATTGAGCAGAATCTCGCGCAGGTGCGGGATAAGCTTGCCAGTGGGTCGGAGTTTTTATCCTACCAGCATAAGATGGATAACTTGTTGCTGAGTATTGGCCACACGCTGCTGAAATACCCACCATCGACTCTGATCATAAAAGATTTGCTTGATGCGCTGATCAACAGTCGAGTAGTGAGTGCTTGCGCAGTAAATTTCAGTTGCGACTCGACACCGGCGCTGAATATTGCCTATTTTTCCGGTATTGATAATACGATTGTCCCGCCGGATACATTGGTGTCTAGAGAGGAGTGCTGGGACGAGTCACAGCAGTTATATTGGCTCTCACTCGGCAACTCGGCAGTAAAGGGGTATTTTGTCACCCGCATCGGTAAGACGAGGGAGTGGCACACGACAGTTCGTAAGCATATGAACTTGATAGGTGAAATGCTGCGCGCGTCCATTGATCGACAGCTAAAGCTCGAGGAGGCGATTCGAGCGCGGAAATCAGCCGAGGAGTCGGAGAAGTCGACTCGTGATTTTCTGGCAATGATAAACCATGAACTACGAACGCCTCTCAATGGCTTGTTGGGAACGGCTGAGCTGCTATCTGATACCGAGCTTGATAATCATCAGAATAGCTTGCTTAAGACTTTAAATCATTCCGGTGAATTGCTGCGGGCAATCATTAATAATCTGCTCGATTACAGTAAGATCAACGCTGGGATGATGGAGTTGGCCATCAAACCCTTCGATTGCCAGTTGATGGCCAACGTGCTTAATGACATCTTCCTCCAACCCGCCAAGGAAAAACGGCTAAATTTTTCGATTCACTTCGTGCCAAATACACCGCAATGGTTGATGGGCGATGAAGATCGGATAAAGCAAATCTTCGTCAATCTTATAGGTAATGCCATTAAGTTTACGGAGAAAGGCTTTGTATCCGTGACCATAGGGTGGCATGACGAAGCGCTGCAGTTTGTAGTCTCTGATTCTGGCTGCGGTATTGCTAAAGAACAAATAGCCAGCCTATTTCAGCCATTTAAACAAGCGGATAATTCAAGTAAGCGTCAACACGAGGGGACGGGGCTGGGCTTGGCGATTTGCGGCAAGTTGGCTGAGCAGATGAAAGGCCGGATAGAAATAGAGAGTACAGCGGGGCAAGGGAGTATTTTTACGGTCACGCTTCCCCTGGACGTTAATCCGTCAGCGGTTATCAAGAACGACGTTTTGCGAAACAAAGCCCTTCCCATTAGTGATTTGACTATTTTGGTGGTGGAGGATCTGAAAACCAATCAGATGATCATCAAGCTGATGCTGGCTAAGTTTGGCATCACCCCTGTTATTGTCAGCAATGGCCAAAAGGCGCTGGGTATTTTGAAGTCGCAAGACTTCGATATCGTTTTTATGGATTGCCGGATGCCAATTCTTGACGGTTTTGCCACGACAAAATGGCTACGCGGTGAAGGCTACAGCAAGCCGATCATCGCTTTGACCGCGGGGACAACTAAAGCGGAGCGGGAAGATTGTTTTAGTGCCGGGATGGACGATATTCTTTCCAAGCCTTATCAGAGCGTGGAATTGCGGGAAATGATTGAAAAATGGGGAGCCGGAGCAGGCTCCCTGGGATAA
- a CDS encoding RNA methyltransferase has product MSKGYACVGLFNPKTPENVGSVMRAAGCYGVNSVFYTGTRYDLAKKFCTDTKNTIRDIPLIGVQDLKDIIPHDCVPVAVDLVEGAKPLPEYKHPKRAFYIFGPEDGTLKKDITNFCRETIYVPTNGCMNLAAAVNVILYDRMAKGEGFSNH; this is encoded by the coding sequence ATGAGCAAAGGTTACGCCTGTGTTGGGCTATTCAACCCCAAAACCCCTGAAAACGTTGGTTCTGTCATGCGGGCCGCTGGCTGCTATGGCGTTAATAGTGTGTTCTACACCGGCACGCGTTATGACCTTGCTAAGAAATTTTGTACTGACACCAAAAATACCATTCGCGATATTCCGCTGATTGGCGTCCAGGACCTCAAAGATATCATCCCGCACGACTGCGTACCGGTTGCCGTGGATTTAGTCGAGGGTGCCAAGCCGCTGCCGGAATACAAGCACCCGAAGCGGGCTTTTTATATCTTCGGCCCTGAAGACGGTACATTGAAAAAAGACATTACCAATTTCTGTCGCGAAACCATCTATGTACCAACTAATGGCTGTATGAACCTCGCGGCGGCGGTCAATGTGATCCTGTATGACCGCATGGCCAAGGGTGAAGGTTTTTCTAACCACTAA
- a CDS encoding PBPRA1643 family SWIM/SEC-C metal-binding motif protein, whose protein sequence is MSKFFYKGRIEKKPKHESYGFNTKQAKKLGTEINPLQLVVNSDEKKAEVEALLEQHQLVATITVNNETEENLVELETLINKPKTTVFDKTPNRNDPCSCGSGKKYKKCCG, encoded by the coding sequence ATGTCTAAGTTCTTCTATAAAGGCCGCATTGAGAAAAAACCGAAGCACGAGAGCTACGGCTTCAATACCAAGCAGGCCAAAAAGCTGGGAACTGAAATCAACCCGCTGCAACTTGTTGTGAACAGCGATGAGAAAAAAGCCGAAGTGGAAGCCCTGCTGGAACAGCACCAACTTGTTGCCACCATTACGGTCAACAACGAGACTGAGGAAAATCTAGTCGAGCTGGAAACGCTGATCAACAAGCCGAAAACCACCGTGTTTGATAAAACACCCAACCGTAATGACCCGTGCTCATGCGGAAGCGGTAAGAAATACAAAAAATGCTGCGGCTAA